In Plasmodium vinckei vinckei genome assembly, chromosome: PVVCY_13, a single genomic region encodes these proteins:
- a CDS encoding derlin-1, putative — protein sequence MVQLGELLSNIPLITRVYLILSSILMVLCSFDIISPLSLYLNWNLVLNEHQYWRLITCFLYFGSFGLHFFWDIYVLIYYCSSLEDVTFRNNSADFLWMIIVSCFMLLMVSYIFGGIYFYSSCIINVITYVWSKNNSSTRLTIFFFTIKASYLPWVLTILSLIVDYNSNDNFFGILVGHIYFFFTSVFPLMPIAKNTQIFKTPYLLKWMLREEGHRTA from the exons atggTCCAACTCGGTGAGCTATTAAGTAACATTCCGTTAATAACTCGAGTGTATCTTATTCTTTCTTCAATTTTGATGGTTTTATGTTCTTTTGATATAATATCACCATTAAGTTTGTATTTGAATTGGAACTTAGTATTGAACGAACATCAG TATTGGAGATTAATTACGTGCTTTTTGTACTTTGGGTCTTTTGGACTACACTTTTTTTGGGATATCTATGTATT aatatattattgcaGTTCCCTTGAAGATGTGACATTTCGAAATAACTCAGCTGACTTTTTGTGGATGATAATAGTATCATGTTTCATGCTATTG atggtttcatatatattcggaggaatatatttctatagCAGTTGTATTATAAATGTGATTACGTATGTATGGAGCAAGAACAATTCTTCTACAAGATTGAcgatatttttctttacgATAAAAGCTTCTTATCTTCCATg GGTTTTGACAATCTTATCTCTTATCGTGGATTACAACTcaaatgataatttttttggaaTATTAGTTGGGcacatttatttcttttttactAGCGTTTTCCCCCTTATGCCAATCGCAAAAAACACTCAAATTTTTAAGACTCCATATCTACT GAAATGGATGTTAAGAGAAGAAGGACATAGGACAGCATAG
- a CDS encoding helicase 45, putative eukaryotic initiation factor 4a, putative, with protein sequence MSTKDEKFNENDIEGNTEEIVDTFDALGLNEKLLRGIYSYGFEKPSAIQQRGIKPILKGYDTIGQAQSGTGKTATFVISSLQLINYDYVACQALILAPTRELAQQIQKVVLALGDYLKVKCHACVGGTVVREDIDKLKQGVHMVVGTPGRVYDMIDKRHLGVDRLKLFILDEADEMLSRGFKAQIYEVFKKLVPDIQVALFSATMPQEILELTTRFMRDPKTILVKKDELTLEGIRQFYVAVEKEEWKLDTLCDLYETLTITQSIIYCNTRKKVDILTQEMHNRLFTVSCMHGDMDQKDRDLIMREFRSGSTRVLVTTDLLARGIDVQQVSLVINYDLPCSPDTYIHRIGRSGRFGRKGVAINFVTNDDKEKDKLKKIESYYSTQIEEMPLEVIKKNIILNYSYLCAIAIMLKI encoded by the exons ATGAGTACAAAAGAcgaaaaatttaatgaaaatgacaTTGAAGGAAATACAGAAGAAATTGTAGATACATTTGATGCTTTAggattaaatgaaaaactaTTAAGAGGTATATATTCTTATGGTTTTGAAAAGCCTTCAGCAATTCAACAAAGAGGTATCAAGCCAATTTTAAAAGGTTACGATACTATTGGTCAAGCTCAATCTGGAACAGGAAAAACTGCTACTTTTGTTATATCATCTTTgcaattaattaattatgaTTATGTTGCTTGCCAAGCTTTAATTTTGGCCCCAACTCGTGAGTTAGCCCAACAAATTCAAAAG GTCGTTTTAGCTTTAGGTGACTACTTAAAAGTTAAGTGCCATGCATGTGTAGGAGGTACTGTTGTAAGAGAAGATATCGATAAGCTCAAACAAGGAGTGCATATGGTTGTAGGTACCCCTGGTAGAGTATACGATATGATTGATAAGAGACACTTAGGAGTCGATAGATTAaagttatttatattagaTGAAGCTGATGAAATGTTATCAAGAGGATTTAAAGCACAAATATATGAagtctttaaaaaattagtcCCAGATATTCAAGTTGCTTTATTCTCTGCTACTATGCCACAAGAAATCTTAGAATTAACAACAAGGTTTATGAGAGATCCTAAAACTATTTTAGTTAAAAAAGATGAATTAACATTAGAAGGTATTAGACAATTTTATGTAGCTGTAGAAAAGGAAGAATGGAAATTAGATACCTTGTGTGATTTGTATGAAACATTAACAATCACTCAatctattatttattgtaaCACAAGAAAAAAGGTCGATATTTTAACCCAAGAAATGCACAATCGTTTATTCACTGTTTCATGCATGCATGGTGATATGGATCAAAAAGACAGAGATTTAATTATGAGAGAATTTAGGTCTGGATCAACAAGAGTGTTGGTTACCACAGATTTATTAGCAAGAGGTATTGATGTACAACAAGTATCTTTAGTTATCAATTATGACTTGCCATGCTCACCAGATACCTATATTCACAGAATTGGTCGTTCTGGTCGTTTTGGACGTAAGGGTGTTGCTATAAACTTTGTTACTAATGATGATAAGGAAAAAGATAAGTTGAAGAAAATCGAATCGTACTATAGTACTCAAATTGAAGAAATGCCTTTAGaagtaattaaaaaaaatataatattaaattattcatatttatgtgCCATTGCAAttatgttaaaaatatga
- a CDS encoding splicing factor U2AF large subunit, putative, with translation MFRKVGSYFNSKTNENKDEDDSNSTELNNKNDNTNNAEHEGSLNKSDNKLNDDANSNSDNKKNNYDKINENGEKSRIIDKKTNMDFQEKMKIIKEKLRSSEFKKEKENDDKDKGSDKDISRGRTKDKERSRDNDKDRRRHKELPSSDDETHSSKRRRRSKERRRDKSIERRRRHRSKERSRNRSRERSKERSRNRSRDRSRGRSRYKRSKDNSRSDSDDERHHYKSKKSKKYKSSWDNSDKNYSDDSTRERKKNARDKNDISMSDEDSKKENKEIKPKRKKSKWDTVDESLLANNMLIDSNNLSGVLQYQRLSLNGNLLQGSKIPQLGRNPYELEGDKKQRKLYIGNLPPNSKQEEIVEFFNNTLSTIIKGSSLEVKIGDVQLLPVVKCEIFNPDSRFCFLEFRTMDITWLSLKLDSMSYNNYCLRINRPHDYMPPPEGDPALTVVFPDIDMGLLESFKPPKIAPVRSTGDDDNKLYIQNLPHDLKDDQIMDLLGQFGKLKGFNIIKDLNTGLNKGYGFFEYEDSSCTQVAIHALNGFVCGKNILNVKKATFNKNANNIPNPNNIASANNVDVPVSLLPNSISQKILGNSIIGLQIQASRKIGEKSSRVIQLTNAVFQEDLIINSQYEEILKDVKEEAEKYGTLQSIVIPKPNIDLSYTEGVGKIFLHYTDETAARKAQYMFNGRLFEKRVVCASFYSEEKFLEGKYVLS, from the coding sequence atgtttagaAAAGTAGGTAGCTATTTTAATagtaaaacaaatgaaaacaaaGATGAAGATGATAGCAATTCAACGGAActaaacaataaaaatgataatactAATAATGCCGAACATGAAGGAAGCCTAAATAAATctgataataaattaaatgatgATGCTAATAGCAAtagtgataataaaaaaaataattatgataaaataaatgaaaatggaGAAAAAAGCAGAATAATagacaaaaaaacaaatatggACTTtcaagaaaaaatgaaaattattaaagaaaaattacgATCAAgtgaatttaaaaaagagaaagaaaatgatgataaagATAAGGGAAGTGATAAGGATATAAGTAGGGGACGAACTAAGGACAAGGAAAGAAGCAGAGACAATGATAAAGATAGAAGAAGGCACAAAGAGTTGCCAAGTAGTGATGACGAAACGCACTCGTCcaaaagaagaagaagaagtaAAGAAAGGAGAAGAGATAAAAGTATAGAAAGAAGGAGAAGACATAGAAGCAAAGAACGAAGTAGAAATAGGAGCAGAGAAAGAAGCAAAGAAAGAAGTAGGAATAGAAGCCGAGATCGAAGCAGAGGCAGAAGTAGATATAAAAGAAGTAAAGATAATAGTAGAAGTGATAGTGATGATGAAAGGCATCATTATAAgtcaaaaaaaagtaaaaaatataaaagctCGTGGGATAATAGTGATAAGAATTATTCTGATGATAGTACAAgagagagaaaaaaaaatgcacgtgataaaaatgatatatcaATGTCTGATGAAGATagtaaaaaagaaaataaagaaataaaacctaaaagaaaaaaatccAAATGGGATACAGTTGATGAAAGTTTACTAGCTAATAATATGTTAATAGatagtaataatttaaGTGGCGTATTACAATATCAACGCCTAAGTTTAAATGGAAATTTATTACAGGGTAGTAAAATCCCTCAGTTAGGTAGAAATCCATATGAATTAGAAGGAGATAAAAAACAGaggaaattatatataggtAATTTACCTCCTAATTCTAAGCAAGAAGAAATAGTcgaattttttaacaataCTTTATctacaataataaaaggcTCAAGCTTAGAAGTAAAAATTGGAGATGTTCAATTATTACCAGTAGTAAAAtgtgaaatatttaatccAGATTCTAGATTTTGTTTTCTCGAATTTAGAACAATGGATATTACATGGTTAAGCTTAAAATTAGATTCAATGtcttataataattattgcTTGCGAATAAATAGACCCCATGATTATATGCCCCCTCCTGAAGGGGACCCAGCTTTAACAGTTGTATTCCCAGATATTGATATGGGATTACTTGAAAGTTTTAAACCGCCTAAAATAGCACCAGTAAGAAGTACAGGAGACGAcgataataaattatacataCAAAATTTACCACATGATTTAAAAGATGATCAAATAATGGACCTATTAGGGCAATttggaaaattaaaaggatttaatattattaaagatCTAAATACAGGATTAAATAAAGGTTATggtttttttgaatatgaAGATAGTAGTTGCACACAAGTTGCTATACATGCTTTAAATGGTTTTGTTTgtggaaaaaatatccttaatgttaaaaaagcaacttttaataaaaatgcaaataataTTCCCAATCCAAATAATATAGCTTCAGCTAATAATGTAGACGTTCCTGTCTCACTATTACCAAATTCTATTTCTCAAAAAATTTTAGGTAATTCAATAATAGGTTTACAAATTCAAGCTTCCCGAAAAATTGGAGAAAAGTCATCAAGAGTAATTCAGCTAACTAATGCTGTATTTCAAGAAGActtaattattaatagccaatatgaagaaatattaaaagatgtaaaagaagaagctgaaaaatatggaacTTTACAAAGTATTGTAATCCCAAAGCCTAACATTGATTTATCTTATACAGAAGGAGtaggaaaaatatttcttcattataCTGACGAAACAGCTGCAAGAAAAGCTcaatatatgtttaatgGTCGActatttgaaaaaagagTGGTTTGTGCTTCTTTTTATTCAGAAGAAAAGTTTTTGGAGggaaaatatgttttatcaTAA
- a CDS encoding translation initiation factor IF-1, putative, with the protein MGILNKRKLSLCDKKGQIIKGFILKENNLKNDIVKKKKESDVIEMNGIVEECLANTNFIVSIQNGEKFLCFISGKLRINKVKINLGDTVKIQIHKLNFEQRRGKIVYRYLQQTPIKRKR; encoded by the coding sequence ATGggaattttaaataaaagaaaattatccTTATGTGATAAAAAGGGACAAATTATTAAAGggtttattttaaaagaaaataaccTTAAAAATGacattgtaaaaaaaaaaaaagaaagtgATGTAATTGAAATGAATGGAATAGTCGAAGAATGCTTAGCTAATACCAATTTTATAGTTAGTATTCAAAATGGGGAAAAATTTTTGTGTTTTATTTCTGGGAAATTAAGAATTAATAAagttaaaattaatttaggAGATACTGTTAAAATTCAAAttcataaattaaatttcgAACAGCGACGAGGAAAAATTGTCTATAGATATTTGCAGCAAACTCCAATTAAGCGTAAAAGGTAG
- a CDS encoding shewanella-like protein phosphatase 1, putative: protein MIFKKALYILLLLYIAIVKKGEGKPDSKQPFLFKNLVIDKKKLDSSYYHKYDNIKWNGKIIAIGDIHGDIESLKLILRHSKLIDEDDNWIGDNVLLVQNGDVFDRGIYGPMIYNFLFKLQKEAIKKNSRVILIMGNHEQLNLCGSFYYVNPKETEIFFNNDINYRYHSFVNPNGEYHKRLIRLPPMVKVNNIIFTHGGLSLLISKFSINDINLKTRLQIENKCEILKYDSFRDYLSRDGVLWNDVMSRNVPYYEKEKCSELFQVLDKYDAKYLVVGHTRQSSHQIGSYCNNHYFLIDTGMSLFTNDDQPYPNYLKIDDHKIKAVSLIVDKKKKCPHIEIQLNTPNKVKYCVKENETYLNEYL from the coding sequence atgatttttaaaaaagcatTATACATATTGTTGTTGCTATACATTGCAATAGTTAAAAAGGGTGAAGGTAAACCTGATTCTAAACaaccttttttatttaaaaatttagtgattgataagaaaaaattagatAGCTCTTATTatcataaatatgataatataaaatggaaTGGCAAAATTATAGCTATAGGGGATATACACGGGGACATAGAAAGCTTAAAACTAATTTTAAGGCATTCAAAATTGATTGATGAAGATGATAATTGGATTGGTgataatgttttattagTACAAAATGGTGATGTATTCGATCGTGGTATATATGGTCCAATGatttataactttttatttaaattgcaAAAAGaagcaataaaaaaaaatagtagagtaatattaataatgggAAACCATGaacaattaaatttatgcggtagtttttattatgtaaatCCAAAAGAAactgaaatattttttaataatgatattaattataGATATCATAGTTTTGTAAACCCCAATGGAGAATATCATAAAAGATTAATACGATTACCACCTATGGTTAAAGttaacaatataatatttacacaTGGAGGATTAAGTTTATTAATATCGAAATTTAgtataaatgatataaatttaaaaactcGATTGcaaatagaaaataaatgcgaaattttaaaatatgattcATTTCGTGATTATTTAAGTCGAGATGGAGTATTATGGAATGATGTTATGTCCAGAAATGTACCttattatgaaaaagaaaaatgttCAGAATTATTTCAAGTTTTAGATAAATATGATGCTAAATATCTAGTTGTTGGGCATACTAGACAATCATCACACCAAATTGGCTCTTATTGTAATAAccattattttcttatcGATACAGGTATGAGCTTATTTACGAATGATGACCAACCTTATCCGAATTATCTTAAAATTGATGATCATAAAATTAAAGCAGTTAGCTTAATTGTTgacaagaaaaaaaaatgtccACACATCGAAATACAATTGAATACTCCCAATAAAGTCAAATATTGTGTGAAGGAAAATGAAACTTATTTGAACGAATACTTAtga